The proteins below are encoded in one region of Triticum aestivum cultivar Chinese Spring chromosome 1B, IWGSC CS RefSeq v2.1, whole genome shotgun sequence:
- the LOC123137008 gene encoding WRKY transcription factor 55 — translation MAMRPKSEMSPPPSDQRDAVIEELRKGAQLADCLRQQLELIPELGRRSAALANVSNISTALVSSASMLESNREQYSCSSSDPGAAAYAAGASGSGGGTGARNGAIARTRKAKHRRGTHGEELPIREVLTETPENDGFHWRKYGEKKILNAVFPRSYYRCGYSDEHRCPAKKLVQQQNNSDPPVFMVTMINDHTCSSLFPADDQPHSSSNSATANSQVLDFTKASPSSAAGVWRLKKEEDAGMSVTVPSYTHDELASYSSLPLLSPKEWEMEMEMKSLFSHHSGGGT, via the exons ATGGCGATGCGGCCCAAGTCCGAGATGTCCCCGCCGCCCTCCGACCAGCGGGACGCTGTCATCGAGGAGCTGAGAAAGGGCGCCCAGCTGGCTGACTGCCTCCGGCAACAGCTGGAGCTCATCCCGGAGCTCGGTCGCCGCAGCGCCGCGCTGGCCAACGTGAGCAACATCTCCACGGCCCTAGTGTCGTCCGCCTCTATGCTGGAGTCCAACAGAGAGCAGTACAGCTGCTCTTCCTCCGACCCCGGGGCGGCGGCCTATGCTGCCGGCGCCTCTGGTAGTGGCGGTGGCACTGGGGCACGAAATGGAGCCATTGCCCGCACCAGGAAGGCAAAGCACCGGCGAGGCACCCATGGCGAGGAGCTTCCAAT CAGGGAGGTACTAACTGAAACACCAGAAAATGATGGGTTCCACTGGAGAAAATATGGCGAGAAGAAGATCCTGAATGCTGTTTTCCCAAG GTCATACTACAGATGCGGATACAGCGACGAGCACAGGTGCCCGGCAAAGAAACTTGTGCAGCAGCAAAACAATAGCGACCCTCCTGTGTTCATGGTCACCATGATCAACGACCACACATGCAGTAGTTTGTTCCCCGCTGATGATCAACCACACAGCagctcaaacagtgctactgctaacTCACAAGTGCTCGACTTCACCAAAGCATCGCCCTCTTCAGCTGCTGGTGTATGGAGGTTGAAGAAAGAGGAAGATGCAGGAATGTCAGTGACCGTGCCTAGCTACACGCATGATGAGCTGGCTTCTTATTCCTCCTTGCCGTTGCTCTCACCGAAGGAgtgggagatggagatggagatgaagtCACTTTTTAGTCATCACTCGGGAGGTGGTACTTAG